In Candidatus Cloacimonadota bacterium, one DNA window encodes the following:
- a CDS encoding GIY-YIG nuclease family protein, which yields MKGYVYFLKSLNKRRWIYVGSTINLNKRLKEHNAGKCKSTKGHRPLKLVYLEEFDSIEMARKREKYFKTGIGFEEKTKILHNLKYNNI from the coding sequence ATGAAAGGATACGTCTATTTTCTTAAATCATTGAACAAAAGGCGTTGGATATATGTAGGTTCTACCATCAATCTAAATAAAAGGTTGAAAGAACACAATGCCGGAAAATGTAAGTCCACTAAGGGACATAGACCGCTTAAACTTGTATATCTTGAAGAGTTTGATTCCATTGAGATGGCAAGGAAAAGAGAAAAATATTTTAAAACTGGTATAGGATTTGAAGAAAAAACTAAAATATTACATAATCTCAAATATAATAATATTTAA